In Bacteroidota bacterium, one DNA window encodes the following:
- a CDS encoding insulinase family protein, whose translation MTTIDRTTPPAPGPITEIRFPSFVSTTLSNGIPVYLVENHEQPLVSVTLYLGGGSSRDTAATQGLASMAAEMLNKGTATRSATEIAETIDFVGGSLGASASWDASVVSTSVLSRYLDTAIGLQSDIVANPVFADEELSRIKTQRIANIMQAKSDPGYLADVVFSKGVYGDHPYGFEAAGTEASVSAMQSASLREFYATLRALPGAFFIVAGDVTEAQIVEKLSAAFGSALRGQSAVGASAVTSIPALNQGPRITLVEKKQAVQSAIRVGHLGIARNHPDYVPLYVLNMLLGGYFNSRINQNLRERNGFTYGARSYFDARKQTGAFVVSTEVRTDVTAAAVLEIRNEIEAIVTKPVEPHELQMVQQYIIGSFPLSIETPQQVANRIASLVLYDLGADYYDRFRDQVAAVTADDLLRAAKAHLHPDALVIGVSGDANALETELRAFGEVDVKESI comes from the coding sequence ATGACAACTATCGATCGTACAACACCACCTGCCCCGGGGCCGATCACCGAGATCCGCTTTCCGTCATTCGTTTCGACAACGCTATCGAACGGCATCCCGGTCTATCTTGTCGAAAACCACGAGCAGCCGCTCGTGAGCGTCACGCTCTATCTTGGTGGCGGATCCTCGCGCGACACGGCCGCAACCCAGGGCCTAGCGTCGATGGCGGCGGAGATGCTCAATAAGGGCACCGCAACGCGCAGCGCGACCGAGATTGCCGAGACTATCGACTTCGTCGGCGGTTCGCTCGGTGCAAGTGCGTCGTGGGATGCGTCGGTCGTCTCGACGTCGGTACTTTCCCGGTATCTCGATACTGCTATCGGACTGCAATCGGATATCGTCGCGAACCCGGTGTTTGCCGACGAAGAACTTTCGCGTATCAAAACGCAGCGCATTGCGAATATCATGCAGGCCAAGAGCGACCCCGGGTATCTCGCCGATGTCGTATTCTCGAAAGGAGTGTATGGCGATCACCCTTACGGGTTCGAGGCTGCGGGGACGGAAGCCTCGGTGAGCGCGATGCAGAGCGCTTCGCTACGAGAGTTCTATGCAACGCTTCGCGCACTGCCGGGCGCATTTTTCATTGTTGCCGGCGATGTCACCGAAGCGCAGATCGTCGAAAAACTTTCGGCCGCCTTCGGCTCGGCGCTCCGTGGCCAGTCCGCCGTCGGCGCCAGTGCCGTCACGAGCATACCGGCGCTCAACCAGGGCCCGAGAATCACGCTCGTTGAAAAAAAGCAGGCGGTGCAGTCCGCTATCCGCGTCGGCCACCTCGGTATTGCGCGTAACCATCCCGACTACGTGCCGCTGTATGTCCTGAACATGCTGCTCGGTGGGTACTTCAATTCGCGCATCAACCAAAACCTTCGCGAGCGCAACGGGTTTACCTACGGAGCGCGCAGCTACTTCGATGCCCGGAAACAAACCGGTGCGTTTGTCGTCAGTACCGAAGTACGGACCGACGTGACGGCAGCGGCCGTTCTCGAGATCCGCAACGAGATCGAGGCGATCGTCACCAAGCCGGTCGAGCCGCATGAACTGCAGATGGTCCAGCAATATATCATCGGCAGTTTTCCGCTCTCGATCGAGACGCCGCAGCAAGTGGCCAATCGCATCGCGTCGCTTGTGCTTTATGATCTCGGCGCTGATTACTACGACCGCTTCCGCGATCAAGTCGCTGCCGTGACGGCCGATGACCTGCTTCGTGCTGCCAAAGCGCATTTGCATCCTGATGCACTCGTAATTGGTGTCAGCGGCGATGCCAACGCGCTCGAAACAGAGTTGCGGGCATTCGGCGAAGTTGATGTGAAAGAGAGTATTTAG
- a CDS encoding S8 family peptidase, with translation MRRSSLLVLIVVFLSSSLADARTVASVRRYWIEFSDKGIERESFVPGNPLYERTLAHLSARARARRAHALGSASHIVTLEDAPLSSTYLSQLSRLGIVPTQQIVWENAISADLTPAQFDAVRALPFVRSVHAVLAAQPATLESQQVSVFHSMPQLATQVVTTQDCSYDSVIYHYGYSDIALGLINVRPLHAMGFSGAGVNYGILDCGFNWREMRTTKHHRVHGEYDFVFHDSVTANQPEDWPDQDGHGSLVLSAATGYLPDSVIGPAYDPDVWLAKTEDLRSETPREEDNYAAALEWMESQGVEITSSSLGYRNFDSGFVSYNYADLDGRTTISSRAAARAAHLGVLVCTASGNNKQTDPPSLMTPSDADSILSCGALMYNDTIADFSSNGPSADGRIKPDISAPGVWIATIHRDDSLGFDTGTSLATPLVSGACVLIKQAHPEATAMQIRDAVLASARHVVDSLPNNVYGYGGIDAYNAALKLGTIIGPLKLHRIDTTYSVCVPIAANNGIRSAHLVYSLDSGSFSQSLPLSLATDSLIYSGSFVGLKHGTVVQFYVEVFDGADTATHSPRTATHDVYTFTVGDSSANQPFLDATIPQSPSSLAVYPNPASDYVMIRTVSNESTAFELGDAVGRVVASFTCTPGEHTTRIMLGLLTSGTYYLRGRSASGIVSMRSIVVAR, from the coding sequence ATGCGCCGCTCCTCTCTTCTTGTGTTGATTGTCGTGTTTCTCAGTTCATCGCTTGCCGATGCCAGAACGGTCGCATCCGTGCGCCGGTATTGGATCGAGTTCAGCGACAAAGGCATCGAGCGTGAGTCGTTCGTCCCCGGCAACCCTCTCTATGAGCGCACGCTAGCGCATCTCTCCGCCCGGGCCCGTGCACGGCGCGCACACGCACTCGGTTCGGCGTCGCACATCGTCACCCTTGAGGATGCACCCCTGAGTAGCACATATTTGTCGCAGCTTTCACGACTCGGTATCGTCCCGACACAGCAGATTGTGTGGGAAAATGCGATCAGCGCCGATCTGACACCGGCACAGTTCGATGCCGTGCGCGCACTGCCGTTCGTTCGCTCGGTGCATGCAGTGCTTGCAGCCCAACCCGCGACGCTCGAATCGCAACAGGTGTCGGTGTTTCATTCGATGCCCCAGCTTGCTACCCAGGTAGTGACGACACAAGATTGCAGCTACGATAGCGTCATCTATCACTACGGGTACTCCGACATTGCACTCGGGCTTATTAATGTGCGCCCGTTGCATGCGATGGGCTTCAGCGGTGCAGGAGTCAATTACGGCATACTCGATTGCGGTTTCAACTGGCGCGAGATGCGCACGACAAAACACCACCGCGTGCACGGCGAGTACGATTTTGTCTTTCACGATTCGGTCACCGCAAATCAACCCGAGGACTGGCCGGATCAGGACGGTCACGGTTCGCTCGTGCTTTCTGCGGCAACCGGATATTTGCCCGACAGCGTGATCGGTCCCGCATACGATCCCGACGTGTGGCTTGCAAAGACGGAAGATCTGCGAAGCGAGACTCCGCGCGAAGAAGACAACTATGCGGCGGCGCTCGAATGGATGGAATCGCAAGGCGTCGAGATCACCTCGTCGTCGCTCGGGTATCGCAACTTCGATAGTGGGTTCGTTAGTTATAACTATGCCGATCTCGACGGCCGCACGACAATCTCGAGTCGAGCCGCCGCACGTGCTGCGCACCTCGGCGTGCTCGTGTGTACCGCATCGGGTAACAACAAACAGACCGATCCGCCGTCGCTCATGACGCCCTCGGATGCCGACAGCATCCTTTCCTGCGGCGCGCTCATGTATAACGACACCATCGCGGATTTTTCGTCGAACGGCCCGAGTGCCGACGGCCGCATCAAACCGGACATCAGCGCACCCGGCGTGTGGATCGCAACGATCCATCGCGACGACTCGCTCGGATTCGATACCGGCACGTCGCTCGCGACGCCGCTCGTCAGTGGCGCATGTGTGCTTATCAAACAAGCGCACCCCGAAGCAACCGCCATGCAAATCCGCGATGCTGTACTGGCCTCCGCCCGGCATGTCGTCGATTCGCTGCCGAATAACGTCTATGGCTACGGCGGAATCGATGCGTACAATGCTGCGCTCAAGCTCGGGACAATTATCGGACCGCTGAAGCTGCATCGAATAGACACCACCTATTCGGTCTGTGTCCCGATTGCTGCAAACAACGGCATTCGTTCGGCACATCTGGTCTATTCGCTGGATTCCGGCTCGTTCTCTCAGAGTCTTCCGCTCTCGCTTGCGACCGATTCGCTGATCTACAGTGGCTCGTTCGTGGGCTTGAAGCACGGCACGGTCGTGCAATTTTACGTCGAGGTATTTGACGGCGCAGATACGGCAACCCATTCTCCTCGCACTGCAACCCATGACGTGTACACGTTTACGGTCGGCGACTCGTCGGCAAACCAGCCGTTCCTCGACGCGACGATTCCGCAGTCACCGTCGTCGCTTGCAGTATATCCGAACCCCGCAAGTGATTATGTGATGATACGAACCGTCTCGAACGAATCGACGGCGTTCGAGCTTGGGGATGCGGTCGGCCGCGTGGTCGCATCGTTTACTTGTACGCCAGGTGAACACACCACGCGTATTATGCTTGGTTTGCTTACGAGCGGCACCTACTATCTGCGCGGACGCAGCGCATCGGGAATTGTCTCCATGAGATCGATCGTCGTCGCGCGATGA
- a CDS encoding DUF899 family protein, with product MKTAQNQYPGLYGNPQVEAIQKEIFERRMQIIEILRSSAQTVSSSYRLIDGNGKEVALADLFGDKDDLILIHNMGKGCRYCTLWADEINGISKHIENRAALAVVSPNSPEVQKEFAASRGWRLRMFSDRDMQFTKDMGFAYEKDGKSYPQPGYSTFHREADGSVTRIAYDEFGPTDMYSGIWHFFELLKDGENGWEPQYEYETAH from the coding sequence ATGAAAACAGCACAAAACCAATACCCCGGTCTCTACGGGAATCCGCAGGTCGAAGCGATCCAGAAGGAGATCTTCGAGCGCCGTATGCAGATCATCGAAATCCTGCGCTCGTCGGCACAAACAGTCAGCAGTTCTTATCGTCTGATCGACGGCAACGGCAAAGAAGTTGCGCTCGCCGATCTTTTTGGCGACAAGGACGATCTCATCCTCATTCATAACATGGGGAAGGGCTGTCGCTACTGCACGCTTTGGGCTGACGAGATCAACGGCATATCGAAACATATCGAGAATCGTGCGGCGCTCGCCGTCGTCTCGCCGAATTCGCCGGAAGTGCAAAAGGAGTTTGCTGCCAGCCGTGGATGGCGCCTGCGAATGTTCTCCGATCGCGATATGCAGTTCACCAAGGACATGGGCTTTGCCTATGAGAAAGACGGCAAGAGCTATCCGCAACCGGGATATTCAACCTTCCACCGGGAGGCGGACGGTTCCGTCACACGCATCGCATACGACGAGTTCGGGCCGACCGATATGTACTCGGGGATCTGGCATTTCTTCGAACTCTTGAAAGACGGAGAGAACGGATGGGAGCCGCAGTATGAGTACGAGACAGCGCATTAA
- a CDS encoding BatA domain-containing protein yields MTFLNPYVLFALVAASFPVLFHLFAQRKARRVEFSSIRFLKQLEKSSMRKVKLRQILLLILRTLLIAFLVMSFARPALRGFLGGFFGSSRANTTAIILFDNSASTSRRDASGIFFKQEQDAAIKIADALEDGDELIIVPLATIERGKAYRRLHDPQEMRKAIGEIMISDARAKLADGLRVAASELARSANVNREVYLVWDGQTRNLGDLPKSDTALRLFDERTNLFVTTVGTAAPVRNLAIDSLVAVTTVFEQGRPIEFNAYVRNTGDGAVDNAVVSLFFNDDRVAQRSVTSIDAGKTEKVALGALPKQTGILNVRAELEDDALPFDNKRYCSITLPATSHVAIFTNTASDADFMRLALEETLSESGAAPYAIEVHRLEELRMLPSLGARLDAVIVQLGATTPDASDLKALRAYLNAGHGAGIVPEPDLSLQEYNTSVAPALGLPQLVSLDGSLAATDKYSSLASFDLAHPFFAGMFDQNSNPNGRGIESPKFFRFFRFANGGVPLVKLSSGAALLSDVGVGNGHVLLFAVPATFAFSDLPRKPIFLPLIRRTAAYLASLRGRDQNIVPTYTAGDPIDISLASAAGIQSGERLLVRGPNGFAQRVEVTGSASGTMHAVVEQVPYAGIYSVFKDADAATPVAAVAVNPSTGESSVSTASQSEMNSALSRVAASKAALHTLTASGKDLAEAIRRSRFGVELWQLFLALAIVCAVAEMLIAREGKHE; encoded by the coding sequence ATGACTTTTCTGAATCCATACGTCCTCTTCGCACTCGTAGCGGCAAGTTTTCCGGTACTGTTTCATCTGTTTGCTCAGCGAAAAGCGCGCCGTGTCGAATTCAGCTCGATTCGGTTTCTCAAGCAGCTCGAGAAGAGCTCGATGCGCAAGGTAAAGCTGCGCCAGATCCTGCTGCTAATTCTTCGTACGCTGCTTATCGCATTCCTGGTGATGTCGTTCGCGCGGCCCGCACTGCGCGGATTTCTCGGTGGGTTCTTCGGTTCGTCGCGAGCGAACACCACAGCGATCATCCTCTTCGATAATTCGGCGTCGACTTCTCGACGTGACGCATCCGGCATCTTCTTCAAACAGGAACAGGACGCTGCCATCAAGATCGCCGATGCACTCGAAGACGGCGACGAACTCATCATCGTCCCGCTCGCGACCATCGAACGCGGCAAAGCCTACCGCCGATTGCACGATCCGCAGGAAATGCGCAAAGCGATCGGAGAAATCATGATCTCGGATGCACGGGCGAAGTTGGCCGACGGTCTTCGCGTCGCGGCATCGGAGCTTGCCCGATCGGCAAACGTCAACCGTGAAGTGTACCTCGTCTGGGACGGACAAACGCGCAACCTCGGCGATCTGCCCAAGTCCGATACCGCACTCCGTCTGTTCGACGAACGCACGAATCTCTTTGTCACCACCGTCGGGACCGCTGCGCCGGTGCGCAATCTTGCGATCGACTCGCTCGTCGCAGTGACCACCGTGTTCGAGCAAGGTAGGCCGATCGAATTCAATGCGTACGTACGCAATACCGGCGACGGAGCAGTCGATAACGCAGTTGTCTCGCTCTTCTTCAATGACGACCGCGTTGCACAGCGATCCGTTACATCGATTGACGCCGGCAAGACGGAAAAGGTCGCGCTCGGCGCACTGCCGAAGCAGACGGGTATTCTGAATGTACGTGCAGAGTTGGAGGACGATGCTCTTCCGTTCGATAACAAGCGGTATTGCTCGATCACGCTTCCGGCGACGAGTCATGTCGCCATCTTTACCAACACCGCTTCGGACGCCGACTTCATGCGACTCGCGCTCGAAGAAACGCTTTCGGAATCCGGCGCCGCGCCGTATGCGATCGAGGTGCACCGGCTCGAAGAACTGCGCATGCTTCCTTCACTCGGCGCGCGGCTCGATGCGGTGATCGTTCAGCTCGGTGCCACCACACCGGATGCGTCGGATTTGAAAGCACTCCGCGCATATCTAAATGCAGGTCATGGTGCTGGGATCGTGCCGGAGCCCGACCTCTCGCTACAAGAGTATAACACGTCCGTCGCTCCGGCGCTTGGGCTGCCGCAACTCGTCTCGCTTGACGGATCGCTCGCTGCAACCGACAAGTATTCGAGCCTCGCGTCGTTCGATCTGGCACATCCCTTCTTTGCAGGGATGTTCGACCAGAACTCGAATCCCAACGGCCGCGGGATCGAGTCGCCGAAGTTCTTTCGTTTCTTCCGCTTTGCAAATGGCGGCGTACCGCTCGTCAAACTCTCGAGCGGTGCCGCGTTGCTCAGCGATGTCGGCGTGGGTAATGGCCACGTACTCTTGTTTGCAGTACCCGCGACATTCGCGTTCAGCGATCTTCCCCGCAAGCCGATTTTCTTACCGCTCATTCGGCGGACGGCTGCATACCTCGCATCACTTCGCGGACGAGATCAGAATATCGTCCCGACCTACACCGCAGGCGACCCGATCGACATTTCGCTTGCGTCTGCCGCAGGAATCCAATCGGGCGAACGTCTGCTCGTTCGCGGACCGAACGGATTCGCGCAGCGCGTGGAAGTGACCGGCTCCGCAAGCGGCACGATGCATGCAGTAGTCGAGCAAGTGCCGTATGCGGGAATCTACTCCGTCTTCAAGGACGCCGATGCGGCGACGCCGGTGGCTGCCGTTGCGGTGAACCCCTCGACGGGCGAATCGTCAGTGAGCACAGCTTCCCAAAGCGAGATGAACTCCGCACTCTCGAGGGTTGCCGCATCGAAGGCCGCGCTCCATACGCTCACGGCATCCGGCAAGGACCTTGCCGAGGCGATCCGTCGCTCGCGCTTCGGCGTCGAGCTCTGGCAGTTATTCCTCGCGCTAGCGATCGTTTGCGCCGTCGCCGAGATGCTAATCGCGCGCGAGGGGAAACACGAATAA
- a CDS encoding MoxR family ATPase — protein MSARRRRARAATGDDICNHDQLGHVDKQLSTSVKNAFEGKELEYAQELLKKYRDVKSEIAKVIVGQDQIVDELLVALLARGHCLLVGVPGLAKTLLISTLAKVLDLEFSRIQFTPDLMPTDITGTEILEQNISTGAKEFRFIKGPIFANIILADEINRTPPKTQAALLEAMQEHSVTAANVTYTLEEPFFVLATQNPIEQEGTYPLPEAQLDRFMLNLWLDYPSAAEEAQIVKSTTSEYVPKLNKVLSAGELIAFQDLVRYVPVADNVIEYAVRLVGSTRPGTKNAGEYVKKYVSYGAGPRASQYLVLGAKVRALLDGRFTPAQEDIRALAIPTLRHRIVLNFNAEAEGLTPISVIEKLVKEA, from the coding sequence ATGTCAGCTCGAAGACGTCGTGCACGCGCGGCGACGGGCGACGACATCTGCAATCACGATCAGTTAGGACACGTGGATAAACAATTATCGACCTCCGTGAAGAACGCATTCGAAGGAAAAGAGCTGGAATACGCCCAGGAGCTTCTCAAGAAATATCGCGACGTAAAATCCGAGATCGCGAAGGTCATCGTCGGTCAGGATCAGATCGTCGACGAACTGCTCGTCGCATTGCTCGCGCGCGGACATTGCCTGCTCGTCGGCGTGCCCGGTCTTGCGAAGACATTGCTGATCAGCACACTCGCCAAAGTGCTCGACCTTGAGTTCAGTCGCATTCAGTTCACGCCCGATCTGATGCCGACGGATATTACCGGCACCGAGATTCTCGAGCAGAACATCTCGACCGGCGCAAAGGAATTTCGCTTCATCAAAGGACCGATCTTCGCGAACATTATCCTCGCCGACGAGATCAACCGCACGCCACCGAAGACGCAAGCGGCACTGCTCGAAGCCATGCAGGAGCATTCGGTCACGGCGGCGAATGTGACCTATACGCTCGAAGAACCGTTCTTTGTGCTCGCGACCCAAAATCCGATCGAGCAAGAAGGGACGTATCCGCTTCCCGAAGCACAGCTCGACCGTTTCATGCTGAACCTCTGGCTCGATTACCCGAGTGCTGCCGAAGAGGCACAGATCGTCAAGAGCACGACGAGCGAGTACGTACCGAAACTCAACAAAGTATTATCGGCAGGCGAACTTATCGCGTTTCAGGATCTTGTGCGCTACGTACCGGTCGCGGATAACGTGATTGAGTACGCCGTACGCCTCGTGGGTTCGACCAGACCCGGTACGAAAAACGCCGGCGAGTACGTAAAGAAATATGTCAGCTACGGCGCCGGTCCAAGAGCCTCGCAATATCTTGTGCTCGGCGCGAAAGTTCGCGCACTGCTCGACGGTCGGTTTACCCCTGCGCAAGAAGATATCCGTGCGCTCGCGATCCCGACGCTGCGTCATCGCATCGTGCTCAACTTCAATGCCGAGGCCGAAGGCCTCACGCCGATCTCCGTGATCGAAAAACTCGTGAAGGAGGCCTAA
- a CDS encoding insulinase family protein produces the protein MSTISNGHPGQIAYDEYDLANGLHVILCEDHKAPIVCVNIAYHVGSKNETPNRAGFAHLFEHLLFEGSTNVKRGDFDKYVTEAGGYNNAYTTEDKTNYYEVLPSHQLGLALWLESDRMLGFVLGEESLRTQKDVVKEEKRERYDNTPYGSLSERMMRLAYTDFPYRWTVIGDMDTIEAATLDDVRDFYTTYYSPANATLVVSGDFKNTEAKRLIEQYFGPIPRGSRDIVRPLFGDLPQQGERRELVTTEAVPLPAVFYAYRMPPEGTRDAIALDLATDILSTGRSSRLYQKLVYQGKLASEVSAYVDLREAPGLVWFYAVANEPDQPIAAIEAALEDVIASMRSELVSENELQKAKNKMEMRLVASRVTASGKADQLAHARTFFGNTDRVNSIVGEYTNATTEDIRTASAAWLNPDQRCTVVYLPPKD, from the coding sequence TTGAGCACAATTTCCAACGGACATCCCGGGCAGATCGCCTACGACGAATACGATCTGGCCAACGGGTTGCATGTGATTCTCTGTGAAGATCACAAAGCGCCGATCGTCTGCGTCAATATCGCATACCATGTCGGTTCGAAGAACGAAACACCGAACCGCGCAGGGTTTGCGCATCTGTTCGAGCATTTGCTCTTCGAAGGCTCGACCAATGTCAAGCGAGGCGATTTCGATAAGTACGTCACCGAGGCCGGCGGCTACAACAATGCCTACACCACCGAGGACAAGACGAATTACTACGAAGTCCTGCCCTCGCATCAGCTCGGCCTTGCGCTATGGCTCGAAAGCGACCGCATGCTCGGTTTCGTACTCGGCGAAGAAAGTTTGCGCACGCAGAAGGACGTCGTCAAAGAAGAAAAACGCGAACGCTACGACAACACACCCTACGGCTCGCTTTCGGAGCGCATGATGCGTCTTGCGTACACCGACTTTCCGTACCGCTGGACCGTCATCGGTGACATGGACACCATCGAAGCTGCGACACTCGACGATGTACGGGATTTTTACACGACCTATTACTCCCCCGCGAACGCGACGCTCGTCGTCTCGGGCGACTTCAAGAACACCGAAGCGAAGCGGTTGATCGAACAGTATTTCGGTCCCATCCCGCGCGGCAGTCGTGACATCGTCCGCCCCCTCTTTGGCGATCTGCCGCAACAAGGCGAACGCCGCGAACTCGTGACGACCGAAGCCGTCCCGTTACCTGCGGTATTTTATGCATACCGCATGCCGCCAGAAGGAACACGCGATGCCATCGCCCTCGATCTGGCAACGGATATTCTTTCGACCGGCAGAAGTTCGCGTCTCTACCAGAAACTGGTGTATCAGGGGAAGCTGGCGTCGGAAGTGTCGGCGTATGTCGATCTTCGCGAAGCGCCGGGGTTGGTGTGGTTTTACGCTGTCGCCAACGAACCCGACCAGCCAATCGCCGCGATCGAAGCGGCGCTCGAAGATGTGATCGCATCGATGCGCTCCGAACTCGTCTCGGAGAACGAGCTGCAAAAAGCAAAGAATAAGATGGAGATGCGCCTCGTGGCAAGCCGAGTCACCGCCAGCGGCAAGGCAGACCAACTTGCCCATGCGCGCACGTTCTTCGGAAATACCGACCGCGTGAATTCGATCGTCGGCGAATACACCAATGCGACGACGGAAGATATCCGCACGGCGTCGGCTGCCTGGCTTAATCCCGACCAACGATGCACGGTGGTGTACCTGCCGCCGAAGGATTGA